One region of Mangifera indica cultivar Alphonso chromosome 3, CATAS_Mindica_2.1, whole genome shotgun sequence genomic DNA includes:
- the LOC123212584 gene encoding probable cinnamyl alcohol dehydrogenase 1: MEHPQTVKDCLGWAARDPSGLLSPYSFARRTLGNDDISLTITHCGVCYADVSWSRNKLGDTKYPLVPGHEIVGIVKEVGSGVSRFKVGDHVGVGTYVNSCRDCEYCNGGLEVHCVKGAVFTFNGIDADGTVTKGGYSSYIVVHERYCFRIPNNYPLASAAPLLCAGITVYTPMMRHNINQPGKSLGVIGLGGLGHMAVKFGKAFGLKVTVFSTSAYKKEEALNLLGADTFVLSSDAEQMKAISKSLDFIVDTASGDHPFDQYLSLLRATGAYVLVGFPGEIKFSPASLIIGAKTFSGSVTGGTKGTQEMLDFCAAHKIYPQIEMVPVQYVNEALERLIKKDVKYRFVIDIANSLK, encoded by the exons ATGGAGCATCCTCAAACTGTCAAGGATTGCCTTGGCTGGGCAGCAAGAGATCCCTCTGGACTTCTATCCCCATACAGCTTCGCTCGCAG gaCTCTCGGAAATGATGACATTTCACTAACCATCACCCACTGTGGAGTTTGTTATGCTGATGTTAGTTGGTCCAGAAATAAACTTGGAGACACCAAATATCCTTTGGTCCCTGG GCATGAGATTGTTGGAATTGTGAAAGAGGTGGGTTCAGGTGTTAGCCGCTTCAAAGTCGGTGACCATGTTGGTGTGGGTACTTATGTCAATTCCTGCCGAGATTGCGAGTATTGCAACGGTGGCCTTGAAGTTCATTGTGTAAAAGGTGCAGTTTTTACTTTTAATGGCATTGATGCTGATGGTACCGTCACGAAAGGTGGATATTCTAGTTACATCGTTGTCCATGAGAG GTACTGCTTCAGGATACCCAACAACTATCCATTGGCATCAGCAGCACCTTTGCTTTGTGCTGGAATTACTGTTTACACTCCAATGATGCGCCATAACATAAATCAACCGGGAAAGTCCCTCGGAGTTATTGGCCTTGGTGGTCTTGGTCACATGGCAGTGAAGTTCGGGAAGGCTTTTGGACTGAAAGTAACAGTTTTCAGCACAAGTGCTTACAAGAAAGAAGAAGCCCTGAATCTGCTTGGTGCAGACACATTTGTCCTCTCATCTGATGCAGAGCAGATGAAG GCCATCAGTAAATCACTTGACTTCATAGTTGATACAGCATCTGGTGATCACCCATTTGATCAATACTTGTCTCTTTTGAGGGCTACTGGGGCTTATGTTCTTGTGGGTTTCCCAGGTGAAATCAAATTCAGTCCTGCAAGCCTCATTATTG GTGCAAAAACCTTTTCTGGCAGTGTAACCGGTGGTACAAAGGGGACCCAAGAGATGTTGGACTTCTGTGCAGCGCATAAAATTTACCCACAGATAGAAATGGTTCCAGTTCAATATGTGAATGAAGCTCTGGAGAGGTTGATAAAGAAGGATGTGAAGTATCGATTTGTGATTGATATTGCGAACTCCTTGAAATGA
- the LOC123212586 gene encoding WAT1-related protein At5g07050-like: MEKCGPYVAMVLVQLAYGGSNILIKIALERGLNQFVFVVYRHIVAMFLLGPFAYMLERKQRPMLSFSVMVKIFVLASLGTTIHLNVYYAGLVYTSPTVASALSNVIPSLTFLMASLLGMEKVKITAARGSAKVLGTIICIGGSLIFTFWKGDYQLKSFMHRPLINMYSSKHPVAVESWIKGSALILISYIAWSGWLILQAMVFKVYPARLSLNTLICFFASLQSACLALFFGRNPALWKLEWNVQLLTIIYCGVIISASVYYLQTWCISKKGPVFAAMFSPLLLVIVGIFSAVAFAERLHLGSLVGAFLIIVGLYCVLWGKMADSNVSQQEDD, translated from the exons ATGGAAAAATGTGGACCTTACGTTGCCATGGTACTTGTACAATTAGCATATGGTGGATCAAACATCCTCATCAAAATTGCCCTTGAGAGGGGACTCAATCAGTTCGTCTTTGTGGTTTACCGTCATATAGTTGCCATGTTTTTGTTAGGCCCTTTTGCTTACATGTTGGAAAG GAAACAGCGCCCCATGCTCTCATTTTCAGTGATGGTGAAGATTTTTGTGCTTGCCTCACTTGGGACTACCATCCATCTTAATGTTTATTATGCTGGCTTAGTCTACACTTCTCCCACAGTTGCAAGTGCTTTGAGTAATGTTATCCCCAGTTTGACATTTCTCATGGCGTCTCTGCTTGG GATGGAAAAAGTGAAGATTACAGCTGCTAGAGGTAGTGCAAAGGTGTTGGGTACTATTATTTGCATTGGCGGATCACTAATTTTTACCTTTTGGAAAGGAGACTACCAATTGAAAAGCTTTATGCACAGGCCCCTCATTAACATGTATTCCTCCAAACATCCTGTTGCCGTGGAAAGCTGGATCAAAGGTTCAGCCCTTATTCTAATCAGTTACATTGCTTGGAGTGGGTGGCTAATCCTCCAG GCTATGGTCTTCAAAGTCTACCCAGCTCGTTTATCGCTCAACACTCTCATTTGCTTCTTCGCGTCACTGCAATCAGCCTGCCTTGCCTTGTTCTTTGGAAGAAATCCAGCCTTATGGAAGCTGGAGTGGAATGTACAACTCTTGACCATCATCTACTGT GGAGTTATAATCTCAGCGTCAGTATACTATCTACAAACATGGTGCATCAGCAAAAAGGGACCAGTTTTTGCAGCCATGTTCAGTCCATTACTTCTAGTTATTGTGGGAATATTCTCAGCAGTTGCTTTTGCAGAGAGACTTCACTTGGGCAG CTTGGTGGGAGCATTTCTCATTATTGTGGGACTTTACTGTGTACTATGGGGCAAAATGGCAGATAGTAATGTTTCTCAACAGGAGGATGATTGA